Genomic window (Haloarchaeobius salinus):
CTTCGAACCGCTCATCGAGCCGGAGGTGTCGCTGACGAGTGCGACCTCGAGCTCCTGGCCCTCGCCCTCGCCGCCGGGCTCGTAGACGTTGTCGCAGTCCTCGTCGTACCAGACGCATACCTCGATGAGGTCGGCGAGCTCGCCCATGCCGTCCGTGTCCTCGCCCTCGTCGGCGAGCTCGGGCTCGGTCTGGCCGTTCTCGTTGTTGGCGTAGACACTCCCGGAGAGGTCGAGCCACGCCGGGTTGTCACAGATGTGGAAGCTGATGGTGACCTCGCCGCAGTCACCGGGCTTGACGTCCGAGAGGTTGAAGACGGGCAGCTCGTCGCCGTTGACGAGGAACTCGTCGGCCTCGTCCGAACAGAACTGGAACTGCTCGCCCATGACGAGGTCCTCCCACGCCTGCATGTCGGCCGGGCTGGGTGCCTGGTCGAGCAGGTACCGCCCGTCGCCGAGGTCCTCGGCGTCCGGGTAGCCCATGGCGACGACATCGTCGAGGCGGCCCGCACCGCCGAGGTAGGTCGCCTTGTAGTCGAGCTTCAGGTCGAGCGAACCAGCCGTGAGGCTGTTGCCGATGAACCCCTCGCGGTCGTTGAACAGTGCGGTGGTGCCGAGGCCCGCGCCCGCGGCCGCCACGCCGACGGTCCCCAGTCCGGCGAGGACTGTCCGTCGGGAGATGGTGTGTTGTCTGTCGTTGGTCATTGCTGTTTACTCCCCCCTGAGGGGACGACCCGGCGACGGAGTCGAACCGTCGGCCGAACCACTCCGGGTCAGTTGTTTCGGGCCGGAGCCCGGGTTTACTCGAAGGCGAGGTCGAGCGCGACGCCCTCCTCGGCGGAGCTGTCGTAGTCGCCCTGCACCGTTCCAGTCAGGTCGCCCGTCACGGTGAACGGCCCGGAGACCTGTGCTGCGCTCGTGTTGACGACGAGGTGCTGGATGTCGCGGTCAGTGCCGTCGTCGTCGTTCGACGCGGTCATCGTGTTGGGACCGACCAGGCCGATCGAGTCGCCGCCGACGTTGAGTGCGAGGTTGTCGACCGTCACGGTTGCCTCGTCGGCCTTGCCGACGAACGCGAAGCGTCCAGCGGGTGCCGGAATCGAGTCGCTAACGGTCACGCCGTCGACCGAGAAGGCTGCGGAGCCCGCACCATCGTACTCGTAGGTGAACGGGACCGTCGCACCGGAGGTCCAGGTGTAGTCCGCCTCGTCGGCGTTACCGGGTGCGGTACCGACCGCGAGTTCCCAGGTGTTCACGCCGCCGTAGCGGGCCCGTGCGAACGAGGACTTCTGGAACGGTTCGAAGCCCTCGCCCTGGCTGGTCGTCACGACGGGGTTGTGCCGCGACTGCTCGGCGTCGAAGGTCAGGTCGAACTTCACGGAGTCGGTCTGGACCTCGTTGCCCACGTCGATGGGCAGCTCCCAGTAGAAGCCGATGCAGTAGGTGCTCGCGCCGGGGACCGGGTCGAACTCCGGGGTGCTGGCGTCGCCGTCGAGGCCGATGCCGGCCTCGAGCGCGGCGAACGCGTCGGTCATGCTCCCCTCGAAGATGACGACCTCGTCCTCGTCGAGGACGTTGTTGCAGTCCGGGTCGTACCACATGGTGACCTGGATGGCGTCGGCGAGCTCGCCCACGCCGTCGGTGTCCTCGCCCTCGTCGGCGAGTTCGGGCTCCGTCTGGCCGTTCTCTGCGTTCTCGACCAGCTCACCGGACATCGTCACCCACGCGGGGTTGTCGCAGATGTGGAGGCTGACGGTGACTTCGCCGGAGTCGCCTGGCTTGACGTCGTCGAGGTCGAAGACGGGGATCTCGTCGCCGTTGATGAGCATCGCCTTGCCGTCGTCCGAACAGTAGTCGATCTCGCTGCCCTCGCCGAACTGGTCCTCCCACGCCTGTTCCTCGTCCGGGGTGGGGCGCTGTCCGAGGATCTCGACGCCGTTCGGGCCGTCGTAGGTCGCCTTGTAGTCGAGCAGGAGGTCCAGCGAACCCGCGGTGAGGAGGTTCTCGCTGAACCCCTCGCGGTCGTTGAACAGTGCGGTGGTGCCGAGGCCAGCCCCCGCGGCTGCGACGCCGACGGTGCCGAGTCCCGCGAGTACGGTACGCCGAGTGAGGTGTTGTCTTTCGTCTGTCATTGATGTGTTTCCCCCCCTTGGGGAGGACCTGGTGACGGAGTCGAACCGTCTGTCCCACTCCAGGTCGGAGTGCCCGTCTTCGTATGCAGCGCACACGGGTCGGGGGTGCGACGGCGTGTCGCGCCCCGAAGCCCCCGGTGTGTCTGCTCCCCCTTCGACGGGCTATCCTTCCCTCCGCCACGTATCGTATTACTTATGTCCTGCTTTCGTCCTCTCAGTGTGCCGTTGCGTTCCGGTCCGGTCCTGCTACCACCGAAATTGCCGCGACCGGTATGGTGACCCGGCCCGGGTCGTCGGACCCGTTAGCAGGCCGCAGTCTCTCGGTTTCGCCGCGAGAACAGCTCCAGAACGACACGGCGACCGTACTGGCAGTATGAGTACCGGAATGCGACGCCTGCCGGTTCGAACGCCCCGAACTATCCGAGACCCGATAGCTTCAATCCGGCCTTGCGTACTCCGACCCACCGGTGTCCGCTCTCCATACCTATCCCCCCTGCGCGCGATACGTACTTCCGGAGACGCGAATCGCCGCGTCGTGGGGGGACAATGCTAACCAAGACACACACAGTACCGGATTCGGACGTGTTCGCCATTCTCAGCAACCAACGCCGCCGTCACACGCTGGAGTACCTGCGTCGCCACGACGACGGCGTCGCGCTCCGGGACCTCGCGGAGGCCATCGCGACGGTCGAATCGGGCGAGTCGCCTGCACCGCGGGACGTGCGGCACACGGTGTACGTCTCGCTCCACCAGACGCACCTCCCGATGCTCGACGCGGCCGGCGTGCTGGCCTACGACGCGGACCGCAAGCTCGTCGAACTCCTCGACTCCGCCCGCGACGTGGAGCGCTACATGACCATGACGACCGCCTTCGGCGTCAGCTGGGCCGAGTACTACCGGGCCCTCGGCGTCGTCGGACTGTTCCTCGTCGTCGCCGCCCTCGCGAACCTCCCGGTCATCTCCGCGGTCCCGCCGCTGGCCTTGGCCTCCGCCTTCCTCGCGACGTTCGCCGTCTCCTCGGCCTACCAGCTCTGGGGACAGCGTCGCGGCCTGCTGCGTGCGCTGTTCTGACTCAGTTTTCTGTCGAACGCATCTGAAACGACCGTTCGGTGTCGCTGCGTCGTTATCGGTGCGATTCGATCTTGATGCGCGGGTCGCCACGGCGGTCGGCGATGATCGTCACCGTCGTCCCGTCGGCCTCGAACTGGAGGGTCATATTGAGATTGCGTTCCTGGAAGAGTCCGTCGAGTGCGTCCGTGTTGATGTCTTTACTGATGAGCCACTCCTGCTCGATCACATCCTCGTCGTGAGCCTTCGCAACCGCCGTTACGACCTCTGTACTTAGCGATTCGCCTTCGGCTGGCTCGTAGTAGAACTCCTTTGAATCTCCCACCCAAGACAGTTGGACCGGGGTTTGCAAACCAGTTATTACCGTTATACGTCCGAGTAGTTCATCGCGACCCCCGTTCCACGCTGAACACTGCAGTCCCTCCATCGACCAGGTCCGCCAGTCGAACTCGTAGACGGCCCCACCCCTGGTTCGGTTCCCTCCCCCGGAAAACTCTCGGTTCAGACCGGCGTCGCGGCCATCGACTCGTCGAAGGGCAGCTCGAACAGGCGGGCGTCACAGCCCGAACAGTTCGCGGCCACCACGTCGTACGACCGGCAGCAGGACTCCACCACGTCGGTCCCGAAGGTCACGTCGCCGTCGCAGGTCGGACACCGGTCCAGGAACAGCCGGAGTCCGGCCAGCAGTTCGCTCCGGTACGCGACCGGCATGGACTCCCAGTCCTCGAGCCGGGTCGCGAGCACCGGCGCGGCCGCCATGTCCGCGACGAACGCGGCACGGGACTCCCACTGCCCGAGCCACTCGCCGTCGTACCACGCGACGAAGCGACCCGGTCTGGCGTCCAGCCGGATCTCGTCGACGTCGAGGTCCGCGAGCTCGGCCAGCGCCGCACGCTGGCTCGGCTCGTCGTGGACCCGCTCCATCTCGCCGTACCACTCCGTGGCGAACGTCGCGTCGAGCTCTACGTCCGCCTCGCCCGGCACCACCGCGCCGGCCTCGAGGAGCAGCCCCTCGACCGCGAACGACTCCGCGTCGAACGGGACCGGCCCCCTGTCGAACCACGACAGCAGCCAGTCCGGGAAGTACCGCTTGGTCAGCTCGGGCGTGCCCGGCACGAGGTAGCCCCGCAGGTAGATCGCCGTTACCGAGACCAGCGCGACCCCGGCGGCGAGCCACGACGAGAGCAGGAACGCCCCCGCCGAGAGCACCACCGCGATACCGAGGTTCGTCACGGTACACGGTATGCAGCGGTTCTCGCCCGTGTACTCCGGGCGGCGTAGCTGTTCGACGAACGATTCCCCTCCCCTGCGTGCTGTCGTCCCTTCCATCGTCGGTTCTCCCGGAACGGTCGCTCGATGCGCCGATTCCTCGGTATGATTACACCTCTGGCCGGCATAGGTATGACACCAGTACCGGTGGTACGGTCGCGTGACCGGATTCCGGAAAATTACGCACTTGAACGGCTCGAACGCCACGTTTTCGCCTCCTCGTCGCTCGATTCCCGCCCGGTGGCAACGACCTTGTAAACCACCGGCACGGTTATTACTCACAGACGCCCTTTAATATTCAGGGGGAAAATGGATACTGTAGCCGAAGGTGATGGGGGGAGCAGCGCGACGCTCGAATCACCAGACACATCGACGACCGGACGCGAGCCGACCACCGACGTGGTGTACCAGACCCTGAGCAACCAGCGCCGCCGGTCCGTCCTGCGGGCGCTGCTGGTGACGGAGCAGTTGACGGTCCGCGAGCTGACGGCCTACGTCGCTGCGCGGGAGTGTGACGTCCCGGTGCCGTCGCTGGAGTACAAGCAGCGAAAGCGCGTCTACACCTCGCTCGTCCAGACGCAC
Coding sequences:
- a CDS encoding choice-of-anchor W domain-containing protein: MTDERQHLTRRTVLAGLGTVGVAAAGAGLGTTALFNDREGFSENLLTAGSLDLLLDYKATYDGPNGVEILGQRPTPDEEQAWEDQFGEGSEIDYCSDDGKAMLINGDEIPVFDLDDVKPGDSGEVTVSLHICDNPAWVTMSGELVENAENGQTEPELADEGEDTDGVGELADAIQVTMWYDPDCNNVLDEDEVVIFEGSMTDAFAALEAGIGLDGDASTPEFDPVPGASTYCIGFYWELPIDVGNEVQTDSVKFDLTFDAEQSRHNPVVTTSQGEGFEPFQKSSFARARYGGVNTWELAVGTAPGNADEADYTWTSGATVPFTYEYDGAGSAAFSVDGVTVSDSIPAPAGRFAFVGKADEATVTVDNLALNVGGDSIGLVGPNTMTASNDDDGTDRDIQHLVVNTSAAQVSGPFTVTGDLTGTVQGDYDSSAEEGVALDLAFE
- a CDS encoding DUF7344 domain-containing protein — its product is MLTKTHTVPDSDVFAILSNQRRRHTLEYLRRHDDGVALRDLAEAIATVESGESPAPRDVRHTVYVSLHQTHLPMLDAAGVLAYDADRKLVELLDSARDVERYMTMTTAFGVSWAEYYRALGVVGLFLVVAALANLPVISAVPPLALASAFLATFAVSSAYQLWGQRRGLLRALF
- a CDS encoding HalOD1 output domain-containing protein, with the translated sequence MGDSKEFYYEPAEGESLSTEVVTAVAKAHDEDVIEQEWLISKDINTDALDGLFQERNLNMTLQFEADGTTVTIIADRRGDPRIKIESHR